A section of the Verrucomicrobium sp. GAS474 genome encodes:
- a CDS encoding polysaccharide lyase family protein, which produces MNTHPSPFHSAKLGLALLLVVSATLSTRAADDVVPVVAPPTVSSPVTVKDTPTVWILDNGIVKATVSKKNGNMVQLTYRGVDLIGRGGNWEETPSGEVKASLTIDPASTGGDRAEISLKGVNGKLDIETRYCMERGVSGFYTYGIFTHKADYPEVGIGEGRFCIEGRPVMDWLSVDADRNMLMASGQDFEAGPVIHAKEQHILGTGVYKNSVEHKYNYCAIMYRTPAWGWSSTKEHIGLYFMNPSMEYIGGGSEKLDLLSHLSATMLDYWTSGHYAGGTNVHIPTGEEWNKVVGPIFVYCNTLANPRVPSQADLDALAATSGSGNPSVPDAWRQNGLALWQDAVAQAKIQKAKWPFDWVNGVDYPKKAERGTVTGQFILDDPQAATAKLPNLTVGIAHPDYQGSGSSFQLRAGNGTLVTWPHDGNYYQFWADGTEDGKFTIENIRPGTYTLHAFANGVLGEYEQANVTVAAGQTVDLGQIKWTPVRYGKQVWEIGYPNRNASEFFKGDGTNFWRWGWCVRYPLLFPNDITYTVGQSDCSKDWFFEQVPHGENRSWLNPAAEDPANQPFGWVMTGTEGKDMWKTIGHGKDTTWTIKFTTEAPSRGTATLRLALAGADSTTLLVAVNGKKVGGIRPVSTNAIRYNTDKGVWQEKSLPFDASVLRSGENQMTLTVPAGDLTSGVVYDYLRLEVDPDKTPPPPGSNDVTPSTAPHGKQDKADEE; this is translated from the coding sequence ATGAATACGCACCCCTCCCCCTTCCATTCCGCGAAACTTGGTTTGGCCCTGCTCCTGGTCGTCTCCGCGACCCTGTCGACGAGGGCGGCTGACGATGTCGTGCCGGTCGTTGCTCCCCCGACCGTTTCGTCGCCTGTCACCGTCAAGGACACCCCCACCGTCTGGATCCTCGACAACGGCATCGTCAAGGCGACCGTGAGCAAGAAGAACGGCAACATGGTCCAGTTGACCTATCGCGGCGTCGATCTGATCGGTCGCGGCGGCAATTGGGAGGAGACGCCATCAGGCGAGGTCAAGGCGTCGCTGACGATCGATCCCGCCTCTACCGGCGGGGACCGGGCCGAGATCTCCCTGAAGGGAGTGAATGGCAAACTCGACATCGAGACCCGCTACTGCATGGAACGCGGCGTCAGCGGCTTCTACACCTACGGCATCTTCACCCACAAGGCCGACTACCCCGAAGTCGGCATCGGCGAAGGCCGCTTCTGCATCGAGGGCAGGCCCGTCATGGACTGGCTCTCCGTCGACGCCGACCGGAACATGCTGATGGCCTCCGGCCAGGACTTCGAGGCGGGGCCCGTCATCCACGCCAAGGAGCAGCACATCCTCGGTACCGGCGTCTACAAGAACTCGGTCGAGCACAAGTACAACTACTGCGCGATCATGTATCGAACCCCCGCCTGGGGCTGGTCGAGCACCAAGGAGCACATCGGCCTCTACTTCATGAACCCGTCGATGGAATACATCGGCGGCGGCTCCGAGAAACTCGACCTCCTCTCCCATCTTAGCGCGACCATGCTCGATTACTGGACCTCCGGTCACTACGCCGGAGGGACGAACGTCCATATCCCCACGGGCGAAGAATGGAACAAGGTCGTCGGCCCCATCTTCGTCTACTGCAACACCCTCGCCAACCCCCGCGTCCCCTCCCAGGCCGATCTCGACGCGCTGGCAGCCACATCCGGCAGCGGCAACCCGTCCGTCCCCGACGCCTGGAGGCAGAACGGCCTCGCCCTGTGGCAGGACGCCGTCGCCCAAGCAAAGATTCAGAAGGCCAAGTGGCCCTTCGATTGGGTCAACGGCGTCGACTACCCCAAGAAGGCCGAGCGCGGCACCGTCACCGGCCAGTTCATCCTCGACGATCCCCAAGCCGCCACCGCCAAGCTTCCCAACCTCACCGTCGGCATCGCCCATCCGGACTATCAAGGCAGCGGCTCCTCCTTCCAGCTCCGGGCGGGCAACGGCACCCTCGTCACCTGGCCCCACGACGGGAACTACTACCAGTTCTGGGCCGACGGAACCGAAGACGGCAAGTTCACCATCGAGAACATCCGTCCCGGCACCTATACCCTTCACGCCTTCGCCAACGGCGTCCTGGGCGAATATGAGCAGGCCAACGTCACCGTCGCCGCCGGCCAGACCGTCGATCTCGGCCAGATCAAATGGACGCCCGTCCGCTACGGCAAGCAGGTGTGGGAGATCGGCTATCCCAATCGCAACGCGAGCGAGTTCTTCAAAGGCGACGGCACGAATTTCTGGCGCTGGGGCTGGTGCGTCCGCTATCCGCTCCTCTTCCCGAACGACATCACCTACACCGTCGGCCAAAGCGACTGCTCCAAAGACTGGTTCTTCGAACAGGTCCCCCATGGAGAAAACCGGTCCTGGCTCAACCCGGCCGCCGAAGATCCCGCCAACCAGCCCTTCGGATGGGTGATGACCGGCACCGAAGGCAAGGACATGTGGAAAACCATCGGCCACGGCAAGGACACCACCTGGACCATCAAGTTCACCACGGAGGCTCCCTCGCGGGGCACCGCCACCCTGCGGCTCGCCTTGGCAGGCGCGGACAGCACCACCCTCCTCGTCGCCGTCAACGGAAAGAAGGTGGGCGGCATCCGTCCCGTCTCCACCAACGCCATCCGCTACAATACGGACAAGGGCGTCTGGCAGGAAAAGAGCCTCCCCTTCGACGCCTCCGTCCTCCGCTCCGGCGAAAACCAGATGACGCTGACCGTTCCCGCCGGAGACCTCACCAGCGGCGTCGTCTACGACTACCTCCGTCTCGAGGTCGATCCCGACAAAACCCCTCCCCCTCCCGGAAGCAACGACGTCACTCCCTCGACAGCGCCCCACGGCAAGCAGGACAAAGCAGACGAAGAATAA
- a CDS encoding glycoside hydrolase family 2 TIM barrel-domain containing protein, producing the protein MIVTDPVCITPLDFASPGAYLTTKSLEADKASVEIRSLVSNGLPASANVTVECEITDAGGKSVGKISTNETVESRATKTATGLITLSFPHPWNGRNDPYLYTATIRVLRDQKVVDEITQALGLRTLAYSKTDGILLNGVPYPIHGVNRHQDLRDKGWAMSPEDEERDVRIISDMGVTAIRLSHYPQSEHLHNLCDREGLMLWNEVPLVSSIGIRDTPEFSANAELQAREMVLQHYNSPAATFWGLFNELDIQKAPPPDALLTHLKAVIQELDPTRIDVAATAHPGRTFNTIPTAICFNTYPGWYKGNPNDMAKFISDRFEEMGERICISEFGGGANTDQHQEGSLDKVNPKGPFHPEEWQSYIHERIWKTMQNNQKLWGCFIWVMFDLPSAGRDEGGQTGLNDKGLVTQDRATKKDAYFFYKANWNLQPMVYIASRRSTPRKVAVTEVKAYSNSAEVELIVNGQSLGKTKPDAVKIAHWENVLLLPGNNHIEVIGSSSTEKPTDSCDWVLEASSAPAP; encoded by the coding sequence TTGATCGTCACCGACCCCGTTTGCATCACCCCCCTCGATTTTGCTTCGCCCGGGGCATATCTCACCACGAAATCCCTCGAAGCAGACAAGGCCTCAGTCGAAATCCGATCCCTCGTCTCCAACGGTCTCCCCGCATCGGCGAACGTGACAGTCGAATGCGAGATCACCGATGCTGGCGGAAAATCGGTAGGCAAGATCTCCACCAACGAGACCGTCGAAAGCCGAGCGACGAAGACAGCCACTGGTCTTATCACCCTATCGTTCCCTCATCCTTGGAATGGACGCAATGATCCCTATCTCTACACCGCGACCATCCGTGTGTTGCGCGACCAGAAAGTAGTCGATGAAATCACGCAGGCCCTCGGCTTGCGGACCCTTGCCTATTCCAAAACCGACGGAATCCTCCTCAACGGAGTTCCCTACCCGATCCACGGAGTGAACCGTCATCAGGATCTTCGCGACAAAGGCTGGGCCATGAGCCCCGAAGACGAGGAACGGGATGTGCGGATCATCTCGGACATGGGCGTCACCGCGATTCGCCTTTCTCACTACCCCCAAAGCGAGCATCTTCACAACTTGTGCGATCGGGAAGGGCTGATGCTCTGGAATGAAGTCCCCCTGGTTAGTAGCATTGGCATTCGCGATACACCCGAGTTCAGCGCCAATGCGGAACTCCAGGCGAGGGAAATGGTCCTGCAACACTACAATAGCCCCGCCGCGACCTTCTGGGGCCTATTCAACGAGCTGGACATCCAAAAAGCCCCGCCGCCCGACGCTCTCCTGACCCACCTGAAGGCGGTGATTCAGGAACTCGATCCGACCCGCATCGACGTCGCCGCGACGGCTCACCCCGGCCGAACATTTAACACCATCCCTACCGCCATTTGTTTCAATACGTATCCCGGCTGGTACAAAGGGAATCCGAACGATATGGCGAAGTTTATCAGCGATCGCTTCGAAGAGATGGGCGAGCGCATCTGCATTTCGGAATTCGGTGGAGGCGCCAACACCGACCAACATCAGGAAGGTTCGCTCGACAAGGTGAATCCCAAAGGTCCGTTTCATCCCGAGGAATGGCAAAGTTACATCCACGAGCGCATCTGGAAAACGATGCAAAACAATCAGAAGCTATGGGGATGCTTCATCTGGGTGATGTTCGATCTTCCCAGCGCAGGCCGCGACGAAGGGGGGCAAACCGGATTGAACGACAAGGGATTAGTCACCCAAGATCGGGCAACGAAGAAGGACGCCTACTTTTTTTACAAGGCGAACTGGAATCTGCAACCCATGGTCTATATCGCCTCACGCCGATCGACGCCGAGAAAAGTCGCCGTCACCGAAGTCAAAGCTTACTCCAACAGTGCCGAGGTGGAATTGATCGTGAACGGTCAGTCTCTCGGCAAGACAAAACCGGATGCCGTGAAAATCGCGCATTGGGAAAATGTACTTCTTCTTCCGGGCAACAATCACATTGAAGTAATCGGCTCGTCCTCGACCGAAAAACCAACCGACTCGTGCGATTGGGTTCTGGAGGCTAGCTCCGCCCCCGCTCCCTGA
- a CDS encoding P-II family nitrogen regulator — protein sequence MKKIEAIIKPFKLEEVKAALSEIGIEGMTVTEVKGFGRQKGHTEIYRGSEYTVDFLPKVKVEIVVADDKVEAATKSVLTTAKTGKIGDGKIFILPIEQAFRIRTDETGDKAV from the coding sequence ATGAAAAAGATCGAAGCCATCATCAAGCCCTTCAAGCTCGAAGAAGTGAAAGCCGCGCTTTCCGAAATCGGCATCGAAGGGATGACCGTCACCGAGGTTAAGGGATTCGGCCGCCAGAAGGGCCACACCGAGATCTACCGTGGCAGCGAATACACCGTCGACTTCCTCCCCAAGGTGAAGGTCGAGATCGTCGTCGCCGACGACAAGGTCGAGGCCGCCACGAAGTCGGTCCTCACCACCGCCAAGACCGGCAAGATCGGTGACGGGAAGATCTTCATCCTCCCCATCGAGCAGGCCTTCCGCATCCGCACCGACGAGACGGGCGACAAGGCTGTCTAA